From one Malus sylvestris chromosome 1, drMalSylv7.2, whole genome shotgun sequence genomic stretch:
- the LOC126622651 gene encoding caffeic acid 3-O-methyltransferase 1-like: protein MALQLEEEENFGYAMQIAFSSVLSMSMQSAIELGVFDIIAKAGPGAKLSSSEIVAHIGSGTRNSEAPMMLDRILRLLASHSILICSFVANEEDGSDSQRLYSLGPVSNYFVTNEDGVSLGPLMSFIQDKILLDNWPQLKEAVTEGGTPFKRVHGIHSFEYLDLDPRFNQVFSTGMFNHTAIVMKKIVHVYKGFEKLTQLVDVGGNVGVNLSVITSKYPHIKGINFDLPHVVKHAPSYPGVEHVGGDMLASVPYGDAIFMKWILHDWNDQDCIKLLKNCYNAIPDNGKVIIVEALLPAMPETSTAVKSTSQIDVLMLTLNRGAKERSQEEFMALATGAGFRGIKYECFVCNCWVMEIFK from the exons ATGGCCCTGCAGCTGGAAGAAGAGGAAAACTTCGGCTATGCCATGCAGATTGCGTTTTCTTCAGTGCTGTCCATGTCTATGCAATCAGCAATCGAGTTAGGCGTTTTCGACATCATAGCAAAAGCCGGTCCTGGTGCCAAGCTCTCTTCATCAGAGATTGTAGCCCATATCGGCAGCGGCACCAGGAATTCTGAGGCACCGATGATGTTGGACCGTATTCTAAGGCTCCTAGCCAGTCACTCTATTCTCATCTGCTCTTTTGTTGCTAATGAAGAAGATGGGTCTGATTCTCAAAGGCTCTACAGCCTTGGCCCTGTGTCCAACTACTTTGTGACTAATGAAGATGGTGTTTCTTTAGGCCCCTTGATGTCATTCATTCAAGACAAGATCTTACTAGACAACTG GCCCCAGCTAAAAGAAGCAGTTACTGAAGGAGGAACTCCATTTAAGAGGGTCCATGGTATCCATTCTTTTGAGTATCTAGATTTAGACCCCAGGTTTAATCAAGTTTTCAGCACAGGAATGTTTAACCACACCGCTATTGTCATGAAGAAGATTGTTCATGTCTACAAGGGTTTTGAGAAACTTACTCAACTTGTTGACGTTGGCGGTAATGTGGGAGTGAATCTTAGTGTAATCACTTCTAAATATCCTCATATTAAGGGTATCAATTTCGACTTGCCTCATGTTGTAAAACATGCCCCTTCATATCCTG GGGTCGAACATGTTGGAGGAGACATGTTGGCAAGTGTTCCATATGGGGATGCCATTTTTATGAAG TGGATACTTCACGATTGGAATGACCAAGACTGCATAAAGTTGTTGAAAAATTGTTACAACGCTATTCCAGACAATGGAAAAGTGATTATCGTGGAAGCACTTCTTCCGGCGATGCCAGAGACTAGCACCGCCGTGAAGAGCACCTCCCAGATTGATGTGCTTATGCTGACTCTTAACCGGGGAGCAAAGGAGCGGAGCCAAGAAGAGTTCATGGCTTTGGCAACTGGTGCTGGATTTAGAGGCATTAAATATGAATGTTTTGTCTGTAATTGTTGGGTGATGGAGATCTTTAAGTAA